The following proteins come from a genomic window of Corallococcus sp. NCRR:
- a CDS encoding short-chain fatty acid transporter, translating into METLVRFAEGLGRFSARFVPSAFAIAVLLTLLTMALALGWVGATPPAVLDAWGGGFWELLTFSMQMALVMFTGYLLALTAPVKALLEGVARLPKSPRSATALMAAVSMALAYFNWGLSLVASAMLVRFIARRRPDVDYRLLVACAYFGLGATWHAGLSASAPLLVATPGHFLEKQLGVIPIDRTLFSPFNVGLTLAAVALLTALAWALHPSPERTVRVEPAVLEKLGDFVPPRKPQGKLSPAEWLDHAWLLNAVFGVLGLVWFARHLWLNGGWKALNLNVVNFTFLTLAVLLHGTPARLLKASEEAASVLHGIVLQFPLYAGIYGIFKATGLTDRIGELFVSLSTQKTFPAIVYLYSGVVNYFVPSGGSKWAIEAPYLLDAAGRLGVAPEKVVLAYAWGDMATDLIQPFWALPLLAVARLEFKDILGFLLVAFLAYLPLVTLGFFLFG; encoded by the coding sequence GTGGAAACCCTCGTCCGGTTCGCCGAAGGCCTGGGGCGCTTCTCCGCGCGCTTCGTCCCCAGCGCCTTCGCCATCGCGGTGCTGCTCACCCTGCTCACCATGGCGCTGGCCCTGGGCTGGGTGGGCGCCACGCCGCCGGCGGTGCTGGACGCGTGGGGCGGAGGCTTCTGGGAGCTGCTCACCTTCTCCATGCAGATGGCCCTGGTGATGTTCACTGGCTATCTGCTCGCGCTCACCGCCCCGGTGAAGGCCCTGCTGGAGGGGGTGGCCCGCCTGCCGAAGAGCCCGAGGAGCGCCACCGCGCTGATGGCGGCGGTGTCCATGGCGCTCGCGTACTTCAACTGGGGCCTGTCGCTCGTCGCCAGCGCCATGCTGGTGCGCTTCATCGCGCGCAGGCGTCCAGATGTGGACTACCGCCTGCTGGTGGCGTGCGCCTACTTCGGCCTGGGCGCCACGTGGCACGCGGGCCTGTCCGCCTCCGCGCCGCTGCTGGTGGCGACGCCGGGGCACTTCCTGGAGAAGCAGCTGGGGGTCATCCCCATCGACCGGACGCTCTTCTCCCCCTTCAACGTGGGCCTCACCCTGGCCGCGGTGGCGCTGCTCACGGCGCTCGCGTGGGCGCTGCACCCCTCGCCGGAGCGCACCGTGCGCGTGGAGCCCGCGGTGCTGGAGAAGCTGGGCGACTTCGTCCCGCCGCGAAAGCCTCAGGGGAAGCTGAGCCCCGCGGAGTGGCTGGACCACGCGTGGCTGCTCAACGCCGTCTTCGGCGTGCTGGGCCTGGTGTGGTTCGCGCGGCACCTGTGGCTCAACGGCGGCTGGAAGGCGCTCAACCTCAACGTGGTGAACTTCACCTTCCTCACGCTGGCGGTGCTGCTGCACGGCACGCCCGCGCGGCTGCTCAAGGCGAGCGAGGAGGCCGCGAGCGTGCTGCACGGCATTGTGCTGCAGTTCCCGCTGTACGCGGGCATCTACGGCATCTTCAAGGCCACGGGGCTCACGGACCGCATCGGGGAGCTCTTCGTGTCGCTGTCCACGCAGAAGACCTTCCCCGCCATCGTGTATCTCTACAGCGGCGTGGTGAACTACTTCGTGCCTTCTGGAGGTTCCAAGTGGGCCATTGAAGCGCCCTACCTGCTGGACGCGGCGGGCCGGCTGGGCGTGGCGCCGGAGAAGGTGGTGCTGGCGTACGCGTGGGGCGACATGGCCACCGACCTCATCCAGCCCTTCTGGGCGCTGCCGCTCCTGGCCGTGGCCCGGCTGGAGTTCAAGGACATCCTCGGCTTCCTCCTGGTGGCCTTCCTCGCGTACCTGCCGCTGGTGACGCTCGGCTTCTTCCTGTTCGGGTAG
- a CDS encoding response regulator: MVPATETVLVVDDEQGILEALADLLREEGYRVLTASHGREALERMAEVKPDLVLTDWMMPVLDGPALIARIEQDPALRHIPVLGMSAVDVNGLKRLHPGMEFLQKPFDIRALMKQVRRALDANPRVRGG, encoded by the coding sequence GTGGTTCCCGCGACCGAGACAGTGCTGGTGGTGGACGACGAACAGGGCATCCTGGAGGCGCTCGCGGACCTTCTGCGAGAGGAGGGCTACCGCGTGCTCACGGCGTCCCATGGCCGCGAGGCCCTGGAGCGCATGGCGGAGGTGAAGCCGGACCTGGTGCTCACGGACTGGATGATGCCCGTGCTGGATGGGCCCGCGCTCATCGCGCGCATCGAGCAGGACCCGGCGCTGCGCCACATCCCCGTGCTGGGCATGAGCGCCGTGGACGTCAACGGCCTCAAGCGCCTGCACCCGGGCATGGAGTTCCTCCAGAAGCCGTTCGACATCCGGGCCCTGATGAAGCAGGTGCGCCGGGCCCTGGACGCGAACCCCCGCGTCCGGGGAGGGTGA
- a CDS encoding ATPase domain-containing protein — MSPSEQHPPAFERIATGVPGLDPILGGGLVASGVYIVVGEPGAGKTILANQLCYSQARQGTRCLYVTLLAESHSRMLANLRSMAFFDASQLPQRIYYVSGFRMLEEQGLPGLLELLRREMRNHGAGILVLDGLVQAQEAAGSSRDFKKFIHELQVSAGLSRFTALLLTSSVGPTVHPEYTMVDGILELRERTAAMRSWREIQVRKFRGSASLNGAHHFRISEAGLEVFPRLETMVSRAQPPDWGTQRVRFGVPTLDAMIPEGFAAASTTLVMGPPGCGKTILGVSHLAEGLRLGEPCLMVSFYEGPDRLMHKAANVGLSLGSAVKDGRLVLQWNMPAECNLDLVAHSLMEDVRRRGVKRLFVDGLSAMVETTHEPARISPFFAALTQELRRHGVTTVFTLETPRLFGPDMDVPLGTGLSGVAENLLFMRHLELNGRLRRLLSIFKLRDADYDPTLREFLITSQGIEIQPPFQPSPELLLTGIARFPGNHS; from the coding sequence ATGTCCCCTAGCGAGCAGCACCCGCCCGCCTTCGAACGCATCGCGACAGGCGTTCCCGGACTGGATCCCATCCTGGGCGGTGGCCTGGTGGCTTCAGGTGTCTACATCGTGGTGGGGGAGCCCGGCGCGGGGAAGACCATCCTCGCCAACCAGCTGTGCTACTCGCAGGCGCGGCAGGGTACGCGCTGTCTGTATGTGACGCTGCTGGCCGAGTCGCACTCGCGCATGCTGGCGAACCTGCGCAGCATGGCGTTCTTCGACGCCTCCCAACTGCCCCAGCGCATCTACTACGTCAGCGGCTTCCGCATGCTGGAGGAGCAGGGGCTGCCGGGCCTGCTGGAGCTCCTGCGCCGGGAGATGCGCAACCACGGCGCGGGCATCCTGGTGCTGGACGGCCTGGTGCAGGCGCAGGAGGCCGCGGGCAGCAGCCGCGACTTCAAGAAGTTCATCCACGAGCTCCAGGTGTCCGCCGGCCTGTCGCGCTTCACCGCGCTCCTGCTCACCAGCAGCGTGGGCCCCACCGTGCACCCGGAATACACCATGGTGGACGGCATCCTGGAGCTGCGCGAGCGCACCGCGGCCATGCGCTCCTGGCGCGAAATCCAGGTGCGCAAGTTCCGCGGCAGCGCCAGCCTCAACGGCGCGCACCACTTCCGCATCTCCGAGGCGGGCCTGGAGGTCTTCCCCCGCCTGGAGACGATGGTCAGCCGCGCGCAGCCGCCGGACTGGGGCACGCAGCGCGTGAGGTTCGGCGTGCCCACGCTGGACGCCATGATTCCAGAGGGCTTCGCCGCGGCGTCCACCACGCTGGTGATGGGGCCTCCGGGCTGCGGAAAGACCATCCTCGGCGTCAGCCACCTGGCGGAAGGGCTGCGGCTGGGCGAGCCCTGCCTGATGGTGAGCTTCTACGAGGGGCCGGACCGTCTGATGCACAAGGCGGCCAACGTGGGGCTGTCCCTGGGCAGCGCGGTGAAGGACGGCCGGCTGGTGCTCCAGTGGAACATGCCCGCCGAGTGCAACCTGGACCTGGTGGCGCACTCGCTGATGGAGGACGTGCGCAGACGCGGCGTGAAGCGCCTGTTCGTGGACGGCCTGAGCGCCATGGTGGAGACCACCCACGAGCCGGCGCGCATCAGCCCCTTCTTCGCCGCGCTCACGCAGGAATTGCGACGCCACGGGGTGACGACCGTCTTCACGCTGGAGACGCCGCGCCTCTTCGGCCCGGACATGGATGTCCCCCTGGGCACCGGCCTGTCCGGCGTGGCGGAGAACCTGCTGTTCATGCGCCACCTGGAGCTCAATGGCCGCCTGCGGCGGCTGCTCTCCATCTTCAAGCTGCGGGACGCGGACTACGACCCGACCCTGCGCGAGTTCCTCATCACCAGCCAGGGAATCGAGATCCAGCCGCCCTTCCAGCCGTCGCCCGAGTTGCTGCTCACCGGCATCGCCCGCTTCCCGGGCAACCACTCCTGA
- a CDS encoding Fic family protein — protein sequence MPAHPPSERSRAIRARLGVDLPPKSEPIGYAQVILEHELVVLPHHQVSFVAPGGGKRERVERGRSIVVYPPAYAPEPGLFHQLEFALKYEGVSLEILSALFEKVTRGVLEPLLREYIQQRPTGQYSRRLWFLYEFLTGNMLDLPDATIGNYVPLLDPQEYFTATDERSRRHRVINNLLGTVECCPMVRRTEKLERFASLKLANQASRLMEEYDEDALRRAVNYLYAKETRSSFAIEREKPSQDRTERYVALLRRVPQWDTLDEAALTDIQNQTVDPRFAETGYRQGQNYIGETVSFTEQKVHYLPPRPEDVPSLMKGLLASVERMAKAHVDPIVQAAAVSFIFVLIHPFLDGNGRLHRLLIHYILSRSGFTPPGLIFPISAVMLQKRSEYDACLESFSVPLMQQVDYTHDEEWQVTVKGKTRNLYRAIDCTRMAEDLYAWTEETIRTEFRKELEFIVRYRQAREQMEQVVDMPDRQLNLFIQVVLHNKGKLSSTKRASHFELLTDAEVQALETILQEQFFKGSA from the coding sequence ATGCCCGCGCATCCGCCATCAGAGCGCTCCCGAGCGATTCGTGCACGCCTGGGCGTTGACCTTCCTCCCAAGTCGGAGCCCATCGGTTATGCCCAGGTCATCCTGGAGCATGAGCTCGTCGTGCTACCGCATCACCAGGTGTCCTTCGTCGCACCTGGGGGGGGGAAGCGTGAGCGCGTCGAAAGAGGGCGGAGCATCGTCGTCTATCCCCCGGCCTACGCTCCAGAGCCAGGGCTCTTCCATCAGCTGGAGTTCGCGCTCAAGTACGAGGGGGTGTCGCTCGAAATCCTCTCTGCCCTGTTCGAGAAGGTCACAAGGGGAGTACTGGAGCCACTCCTCAGGGAGTACATCCAGCAACGGCCTACCGGGCAGTACTCGCGGCGGCTCTGGTTCCTCTATGAGTTCCTCACCGGAAACATGCTGGACCTGCCGGACGCGACCATCGGCAATTACGTCCCGTTGCTAGACCCCCAGGAGTACTTCACCGCCACGGATGAACGGAGCCGGCGCCATCGCGTCATCAATAATCTATTGGGCACCGTGGAATGCTGCCCCATGGTGCGGCGCACCGAAAAGCTTGAGCGCTTCGCCAGCCTGAAACTGGCGAATCAGGCTTCCCGGCTCATGGAGGAGTACGATGAGGACGCGCTCCGTCGGGCCGTCAATTACCTCTATGCCAAGGAGACCCGCTCCTCCTTCGCAATCGAGCGGGAAAAGCCAAGTCAGGACCGCACCGAGCGCTACGTGGCCCTCCTGCGGCGCGTTCCCCAGTGGGACACGCTGGATGAGGCGGCGCTGACGGACATCCAGAACCAGACCGTGGATCCGCGCTTCGCGGAGACGGGTTACCGGCAGGGGCAGAATTACATCGGTGAGACAGTGAGCTTCACCGAGCAGAAGGTCCACTACCTGCCGCCCCGTCCCGAGGACGTCCCGTCCCTCATGAAGGGGCTGCTCGCCAGTGTCGAGCGGATGGCGAAGGCCCACGTGGACCCCATCGTTCAAGCGGCGGCGGTGTCCTTCATCTTCGTTCTCATCCACCCGTTCCTGGATGGGAACGGGCGTCTGCACCGCCTGCTCATCCACTACATCCTGTCGCGCTCAGGCTTCACGCCCCCGGGGCTCATCTTCCCTATCTCCGCGGTGATGCTGCAGAAGCGCTCCGAGTACGACGCCTGCCTTGAGTCCTTCTCTGTCCCGCTCATGCAGCAAGTCGACTACACGCATGACGAGGAGTGGCAGGTCACGGTGAAGGGGAAGACCCGCAACCTGTACCGTGCAATCGATTGCACGCGGATGGCGGAGGACCTCTACGCGTGGACCGAGGAGACCATCCGCACGGAGTTCCGCAAGGAGCTGGAGTTCATCGTTCGCTACCGTCAGGCCCGTGAGCAGATGGAGCAGGTGGTGGACATGCCGGACCGGCAACTGAACCTGTTCATCCAGGTGGTCCTTCACAACAAAGGCAAGCTCTCCTCCACCAAGCGCGCCTCACACTTCGAACTCCTCACCGACGCGGAGGTCCAGGCGCTGGAGACCATCCTCCAGGAGCAGTTCTTCAAGGGTTCAGCTTGA
- a CDS encoding cold-shock protein, with translation MATGTVKWFNDAKGFGFITQDGGGEDVFCHHSAINMDGFRTLQEGQKVEFEVTRGPKGLQAQNVRAVG, from the coding sequence ATGGCTACTGGTACGGTGAAGTGGTTCAACGATGCGAAGGGCTTTGGCTTCATCACGCAGGACGGCGGTGGTGAGGACGTGTTCTGCCACCACAGCGCCATCAACATGGACGGCTTCCGCACCCTTCAGGAAGGCCAGAAGGTGGAGTTCGAGGTGACGCGCGGCCCCAAGGGCCTGCAGGCGCAGAACGTCCGCGCAGTGGGTTAG